The Vigna angularis cultivar LongXiaoDou No.4 chromosome 6, ASM1680809v1, whole genome shotgun sequence genome contains the following window.
CATGATAGCTGTAATTTTTCAACAGAGTCTTCAAGATCACCCACACCACACGAACCTTCAGGACTGAAAACTAAGCTCTGAccctatatattttttattgataataatgAAAAAGACCTCAATTTTTAGTAACGTTTATTTCTGACATATTGATCAGTGTGTATACTGTGTTTGTACACATAGATTACATGTATTTAATAATCCAGCATAGATGTCATCCTCCTACAGCAGCTTTTGGATAAATCACTCGTCACCAATATTAAGGGTTGATAATTATGTATCGGGTTAGTTTTCAAATTTCTCAATATTTCATGCACTGTTTCATGATCAATCATTGGTATTGGTATTGGTAAGGGCTAACGCTTTTAAGTTATGTATGACATTGTAAAGCatcatataaattataacattaagCTAATATCAGATTCAAAGTCTTTATTCAATCTTTTTCAACCTTCAATACTTCAGGATTTACTTCCTTATTTTCTTTGGATTAAGATCTAGAATCTAGAATTGCAATATCACATGCTAAATGGGATCGAAAAAGCAAATGAATAAAAATcacataacaaaaaaaacaaagaaaaagttaatgtagCAGTATCAGAGGCACATAAATTTCGCCAGAAAGCTAACATGTGTGTAGGTTCTGGATAAGTTTATTAATACTATTGATAAGGGCTAATGTTTTATATTCTGTATCATATCACAATTTTAATAGATCATATAATATTGAGTTAATACATCATATTATAAGGGCACACTGATCTTCtcaattatcaatttttttaaactgcCACTGCCACACCTGTTTCTGTCAAGCACTGGCCTCAACCAACATTCTCCTTCACACTTCAGAGGTCCCACAACACTTTACTCATCCCCAATTTTCGAAAGTTATGGTTGCCAAGCTGATCAAGCTAAGCTAACTCTCAGACATGGTTTCCTAACTGTACAGCTTCGTAGCATGTGATAAATGCCTGTCAGAATATCCAACAAACTTCTCTACAGGTACAGATCAGATCTTCATTCACAACAAGAGGTTTATATATTTCCTCATCTAGCTCTTCTTTACTCACTTCTTCACATAATCCTAAAATCCATACTATTCTTGAGGCTGAATAGCCTTTCAGATTCATCAAAAGTCCCTAAAAGCATTGACATTAAAATTAGTACCTTGAAGTAAGCATTGCTTTTTCACATTAGTCTTTTGTATGAAAGATGTTAACTAACAAAATTAGTTTCTTTATATGCTACGTTAAGTGACAAGTCCACCACCACCTCACATGCCAAATTGAGGACAAGGTGGTAGCTGACTGTCATTTAACGTGTCATGTTGACAAACTAACTCTATCATCAATGATCAACATGAAAAACAGATCTTACTCTCGagtactaaattttaatttcaacacTTAACTAACTAGAAGGTGGCATACACTTTGAAGGACATGAAAGACTATTCCACCTATTATTAACAAACTCTTGCATGTTCCTTACATCTTCAAAAACAAAAGTGTTAACAAATTTGTTCAAGATAACAATGTTCATTTTCAGTTTCAAGCTAGCCACTACTCTGTAAAATCTCAATCATCCAACAAAGTTATGCTTCATGGAGATGTTGGACTGGAAGGCCATTATCAATTTCCAATCAACATATTGCTTCTTAGCTACACAATCACCCCTGTTCTTTGTTTACATTGTATTCTTTCCGATATTAATGTTAATCATATACTTGGCAAATTGGCATTTACAGTTTGGTTATCAAAATTTGCATGCATTTAAAACGTATaaaatgcttttttttcttaataaaggACTATTTTATTCTACTCGTTGCACGACCAAGCCCATAGACCTCCCCCACAATAATCTCTTACCAACTACATTTCACCTTTTAAATTGAACTTCAGTAATTTTTGGAGTCCTTCTGATAAGACTTTCAAGGTGTATATTaggaaaaagtttcaaaattagAAGTTACAAACAGTTAACCGTGGTTGGACAGTTCATTGGTGTTTAGAGGAAGTTACAAAGTCTAATAGGGGTTAGGAGTTATCTTTTAAGGGGGGAAACGGTCCTTGTTTTGGTGTGGAGTAGTTTATTTAGAAACAGGTCTTAACCTGTGTAGAAGGAAATTTCTTCCCTTGGAAGTTGTTGGATGTTCTCTTGGAATTAATGCGTTATCTTACGTTGTTGCAATAATATTTGCGTGCTATTTCCTTAAGCTAATTCAGTAATTTGGTTTCTTGTCACCAAGAAACCTAACAATTTGGTCCAACTTGTCAGATCAAAAACACCAAGAGAATAATGGAGAGTAGATTGAGCACGGTAGAGAGGTTGGTGAATGAACATGGAAGAGCAATTGAGGAAACAAGGGAGGAATCTAAAGCCAACTTTCAAAGGCTCAACAATATGATGGAGGATATTTTGTGCAAACTTAAGAACATAGAAAGGGGGTCTAAAGGAAGCACAGGTTCTGTAAACGGGTATAGAGTTGGAAGGGAAGAGATTGACGAAGAATGGGAAGAAAACAAAAGGGAGAACAACAACTTGATACTACAGGAGATTCATCAGAGATTATGGGAAGATTGCTCGACCTCTCACCAACTTGCTTAAAAAAGGGAAGTTTGATTGGTCTCTACCTGGGGCAGAAGCCATGCAAAGACTCATGACAGCAATAACCATTGCTCCGACATTAGCATTACCTGATCTTACCCAAACATTCCATGTGGAATGTGATCGAAGGAGGATGTCTGAGGTAAAAACTTATTCCATTGATCTTGATATGAAAGCTTATAAGGAGGAACTAGAGTGCTTCAAAGCAATGGTTGAATCAATGACTAAGCCCTCTGGATCATGTACTCTATCCATGAAAGGTAAGATTTCTCTCAATATTGTTAGTCATGTGTCTTAAGGTATTTGGGTTCTAGATTTAAGAGCACCTGATTATGACACCCTTTTGAGTGTCCTTCAACTATTAtggtaaaagaaatagaaaacaacttaTTACAGTTGCGAATGGTCAGGGTATACCTATTTGCCGATTTGGGAATGTAATTTTGGAAtcatttattgtattaaaagaTGTTTTACATGTTCCATGATTAGCCAATAGTCTTATCTTTGTGCAAAAACTCAGAATTTAAATTGCTCAATAGcatttttctcaacttattGTGTTTTTTAGAACCTTGCCATAGGGAAGACGATTTTAACTGGTAAGAAGGAGAGTGGGTTGTATCTGTTGGAGTCTGAcgaccaaaacaaaacaaaaatcatgagTCAACAAGCTATATCTGAGACGTGGGCAAATTCCCAAATAAGGCTATATCATAAAAGGCTTGGGCATCCTTCATTCAACCTTATCAAGTCCATATTTCTCCATTTGTTTATCAAGGAGTTTGttaagtcttttaattgtgatatttttcagtttttaaaacGCCATCGTGTTTCTTATCCTATTACTAATAAAAAGAGTACTTctccatttgatttaattcaccCTGACGTTTGGGGTCTTCTCGTAGAATCTATTTCCGAAGCCAAATGGttcattacttttattaattattgtacTAGTGTCACATAGATATACCTTAAGAACTCATAGTGACCTTAATGAGTCCTAAAAGCGGTTTTATGGATATCCCACTCGCCCATCCGAATCTGATGGTACCCGGCCTTTAAGTCAATCTTGGAAAAATATCTAGCCCCCCTCAACTCATCTAGGAGCTCTTCTATCACCGGAATCGAAAATTTATCCGGTATCGTCACACGGTTCAAGGCTCTATAATCTAAATAAAACTGTCAGCTACTGTCCTTCTTCTTGACCAGGATGACTGGGCTGGAGTAAGGGCTGGTGCTTGGTCGTATGACTCCTACCCTTAACATGTCCGcaacttgtttctctatttctccTTTCATTAAGTGTGGATACCTATAGGGTCGTACGTTCACTAGATCAACCCCTTCCTTAAGGGGAATTTGGTGTACCATTCCCCGTTCGGGCATCTCCTCCTCTCGTTCGATCATTCCCTCCTCCTCGTCTCCCTCTTCATCCTTCACTAAAATTACCACGCGCAAGCTCCGTTCGGGGCAATGGTGGTCTGGCGCAAAAGGTCCCCCACATCAAAAACAATGCCCCTCTTCCTTTCTCTTCAGGAACTCAGGATAGGGCAGGTTCCTCACCGTTCGACGCCTGTTATTGCTTCTGCCAATACCGCTCGGTCTTGTGTTGGCACTTGCCACGACTCCTTCTCTTCTCATTACTCTCCGGCCCTCCAGGTCGACTCAGATTAGGACCCGGACGACTAGGCTCGTTTCGTATCACAGCACCAGTCGCGCGCGATCAAGATTGTGAATTCTTGGTCCCATTCCAACTTCCCCCTCTTGCTCTCCTCGTGGCATCCTCCACGTCTCTCGCAATTCTCATCACCACCATCAGCTCTTGGGGATCGTGGGTTCTAACCTGACCCTTAATGTCATCGCGCAGTCCGGCAAGGAAATACTCGAGCATCTGCTCCTCCGAAAATCCACATGTTTGCCCCACCAATATCTCAAAGTCTTGGACGTATTCTTCGACTGTGCCCTCCTGTCGCAGCGTTGCCAGCCTTTCAAACATCGTTCCCCGGTATCGTCCTCCAAACCGCCCGATCATGGTTGTCTTAAGGCCCTCCCAAGAACGATTCTTGGCCTTTTCCTTCCAAAACTTGAACTAATAACCCGCGCTGCCTTCCATGATTATGTACGTGAGCCTCACCTTCTCTTCCTCCGCCACGCCTTGAAGATCAAAAAACCTTTCCGCCTTATTTATCCAATTTAGAGGATCCAACCCTTCGAACGTGGGTAATTCAACCCTCTTCCGCCAATGATTATGCCCTTCCTGATGATCGACAACCCCTCTTCCTCCAATTTCCTCCTCATGTCGTTGCTAGTTATCGTTTACGGAGGTTTGACTCCCATTTGAGTGTTCGTCATTGTTGTTAGCCCACGCCCCCATCATCCTCATTAATTTTTGTAAGTCTTGGCACACTGCGGCGGATTCCGCTTTCATCCCTTCCATCGTAATCTCCAGAGCCTCCAAACGTCCCTCCGTGCTTCCCTCAATCTTCACTTCGCACCCCCAAATTTGGATCCGGCAGGTTTGACCAAATTGTTAGGTTTCTATGGATTAAACCTAACCAAAAGAGTAATCGCACACACAATACTCACACACAGAAGACCAAGGAATGCTAATCTTGTATTCACAGTAGAAAGAATACAATGTACAATCTGGATTGGGAGCCTAACCTCCCCCACAGGGTTAAAACTCCTGTCAATTCACAACtgacaaaatgtaactccaaaCAATACAAGACTTCTATTTATACATTCCCTCTTTCCCGCTTCTCCTAACTGCCTAGGTAGTTAGGCTATTAATGCTTTCCTCTTCTCACATAAACTCTCCATTCTCTAACAATTTCCCTCTTTTGGAAGATTAGATTGTTACAAATAAGGGTAAGGAGAATGTAATAGACATGAacgataataataaaattcattttcttctcaaGTGAAGCTCTAATAGTCTGATTTAGAATGTCAAAGCCAGATTTCATGCAACCTTTCCTTTAAAATAGCTTAATCAATTGGACTTGAGATCAATTTACTTGATCAATATGTTCTTATGCCTAAGACAACATGTATACGAGATTTAGATCACAAAACTCATGGTTGAATCTCGTTCTATTTCTTCTCGTATGTTTCAAACTGCAAATTATCAAAACAAGTGTTGATATTTTCTCATACCCTACATTATATAGATCAGTAGTTGGTGCATTGCAATATGCTACTCTTAGTAACCAGAAATTGCTTTTTGTTGTTAACAAAGCTGTCAGTTTATGGCCAGTACACTTGAATCTCACTGGGTTGATGTCAAACATATTTTAAGGTATTGGAAGGAACATTGTTTCACGGTTTGTATTTTCAGCCAGAATTGctacataataaaatttcattgaaAGATTTTTGTGATGTTAGACTAGACTTCTAACATTGATGATAAACGACCTACTTCAGGTGCAACAACATTTCTCTGTTCCAACTTAATATCATGGTGGTCTTGAAAGAAACAAGTTATTGTTCATTCAAGAACTAAAGCTTAATATAGGAGCTTGGCACAAACTTTTGCTGAATTGTCCCGGATATCCAAATTGTTTACAGAACTTCAAGTTTCTTTTAGCACTCCAACTCTTCTTTGTGACAATCAAAGTGTTGTTTCCATTGCCCACAATCTTGTTTTGCATAATCAAACAAAGCACATGGAGATTGAAgttttcttttgcaagaaaAAAGATTACTATACTAATAATTTATTCTTGGCCTCAAAAAACACATCAATGTTACTATCCTGAGACCAAGAAATACTACATGTCTATCAATGGCACTTTTTTAGAACCAAGTTCGTTCGTCCCTCCTTATCCAAAAGATTCTAATTTTGTCCAACATATTCTACATGTGTCCTTACTTGAATCCTCCTTCTACACGTGCACCCCACAATACCGTACAAAATTCTACTAAAGCATCGTCACCGCCTTTTATTACCTATCAACACAAGAACCAAATCGCTAGACCAATACCCCAAGGTGAGTCCTCTTCAACATGTCCTTCTTAATCACTACCAAATGCCACAACTCCTGATCATGATGACTCGAATTGGCCCATGGTCATTCACAAAGGTACTTGATCTACTCGTAATGCTCACCTTGTTTACAATTTTTGTAGCTACCACATTGTGTCCTTTCcacttttgttttaaaaatgtgaCAAAAGCACTTGATTATCCCGAGAGGTGACAACCCATTATTACTTAAATGCAATCCCTAGAACATAACAAAACATGAGTTAGTTCCACATACTTCTAAGAAGAAGACAGTACGTTGTTGATGGGTTCTATGGCATTAAAGTTGAACCTATTGGAGAAGTTGATTGCCTCAAATCATGATTGTTGGCCAAAGGATATACTCAGATCTATTGGCTTGAGTAAAGGGATAGTTTTTCTCCATTGACCAAAATGCCTACAATCAAAATTTTCCTTGCCATCGTAGCCTTTTGTCATTGGCCCCTTCATCACCAGACATTAAAAATGTTCTTCTACATGTTGATCTAGAAGAGCAAGCCTACATGGAACAACCTTTTGAGTTTGTGCTTACAAGGAATTTGGTTTGCTTTGTACAAGTTGTGCTGGTATGAAAACTTCAACCACATTGTTCAATCCTTTGGGATGAAACATAGTGAAGTCGACCACCTTTTTCTTCTATTGTCACATCTCCCACTAAAAATGTGTTCGTTAACGAAAATATagttttctttctatctttctcaAGTGTCTTATTGGGATCATCCCTTCCTACTTATAGTAGTTTATACAATCCTATTCACCTTAGAACTTTGTTGTTTCATACACAATCACCTGCCTATGATTTTCTCAAAGTTGTTGAAGTGCCAGTTTTTTGTTGCTATCATATAATTCACATAAGCTAGAATTTCACTCCCTTTGCCTCTTCCTTGGATACTCAACATCACAAGGGCTACAAGTTTAACTAATGAAGTGTGAATGCAAACACGAACATATGACATCACATGGACATTGTGACATCTATAATATTCAAAATGTAGGATACAATGACAAGGATATTCTATACAGGCACACACCACATGTATGTATATAAACACTATTGGAAatcccacatcaactagagattaAGTCAATTTACAGTATATAAGTGAGTAGAAACCTCACCTTATAAACTTTTTTGTAAAGTTGAATTAATCTTAAAGTCCATTTCTTAACATGCTAATAAAGGCATGAATTAAAGTCTATCCTAATGAAGCTTGTTGTTTCTTAGATCTCTTGTTCTACTTATTAATAGTCTCACACTCAATATATATATGCTTCGGCACGAGGGAGACATTAGAAGCcttacatcgactagagattgtcaatttacaatatataagtgggtgcaaacctcaccttataagccagttttgtaggattgaattaagtttaaagtctaTTTCTTAACAAACAAAACgatcattattataaattatttaaaatctcacATTTCATTAGACAGTTGAAACCAACAGGTTCAGTCAGTGGGAACTGACACCTGAGTGGTAATACCCTGGTCCCCATATGACAACTATGACAGAGGACTACAACCTTTTGAATATTTActcacaatcaataatacttTACTTTCTTTATCTTAATACAACACTAAATGCTTTGCTTCTCACTTGTCCCTCCCTACACAAAACCTGCCAGGACTCCATGcccataaaaagaaaaaagaaaaaaaaaaaagatgtgtAACATAATCTGTTAGGACAATGTTTTCCCAACAGAAACTTATCGTTCTTCATATTTAACATATCTGTCTCATGCCCTTATCACATACATTTACATGCTAGATACAATGAAAAGACGAGGACTCTCAAGACTGTTTATACATACCACTGTTCAGAGAGGGTTGGCCTGATAAAAGCATAATAATGTCCACCATGCACACCTCCACTGTGAACCAAAACGctggaaaaaaatattaaagtttgttaaaatataagcataaaataaaattggataACAATGTCCTCACAGCatggaaaaacaaaatttataatttttatgcaTTCCTTTAATTAAAGGGTAATGCTATTTAATATGAGAAAATGCACAACAATACCTATTgtcaaagaaaaaatagtttgaaGATAACTTCACAAGCCAATTACATGCATTCCCCAATGACAGCAATTCACCAACATTCCCtaattgttttttgttattgttgaaatatattgtattgtataatTGTCCTGTAAGACTTTACTGTTGTGTGCTGGTCTACTTGCTCCTTATATAGGACATTTGGTGTAATAGAAAGATAACACAATGGAATAATACTTCTATCTCTATATTTTCTCTCTCCAAATTTAACATGGTATCCAGAGCAGGTTAGGGTTTGCAGCCACCCACTGCCGTTGCTTCCGCTTCCGTCGCCGCTCCGTCCGCCGCCGttcgccgccgccgccgtcgcAGCCTTTTCTCCGGCGAAGTTAGGGGTTCGGTGCGCCTCGAAGAGCGCGACCCATCCCCGGTGGTCGCCGCCGCATATTCTTCTCGACGCGCCGTCACGCGCCAATTCTGTGCGGTCTCTCTCGGGCGCGTGGGCTTCACGCGCCGCCTCTCCAGTGTCGGAACTTCACCGCGCCACCGCCGGTCGGTTCGCCTCCGTCTCCTGAGTCTATTGTGGTCACTGATTTTCTGTTCCGTTGAGGTTTGCTCCGTTTAGGGTTTCTTCCCACAATCTTTGCTCCGTTAAGgtgttttcctctttttctGGTTTGGTTTTACGATGGCTGGTCTTGGAACACCGTCTCTCTCTGCCACTCCAACCATTACTTCTGCAAAACTCAGTTGGAAAAACTATCTATCTTGGTCTTCTTCTGTGGAgttatggtttcttggtcaaggacaccatgACCATCTTGAACAAGATGTTTCCACCGTTCCTGAAGAAGAAAAATCTCAATGGCAGAAACTTGATTTCCAACTATGTGTTGTCCTATGGCAATCTGTTGAACCAGAAGTCTTAGAAATTTTAAGACCTTACAAAACGTGTTCCTCCTTTTGGAGAAAAGCTCAAGATATCTTTGCTAACGATGTACAACGCCTCTTTGATGCAACTCAAAGAGTGACTTCTCTCAAACAGAACAATCATGATAGGGTTACTTACATAGGAACGGCCCGTGCTGCTGTAGAAgaattgaagaatttctttgtgGCTGATTCTTTAGAAGGCCTAAACAAGAAGCTTGATAAGTTTTACATGGTCTTAATTTTAAGAGGTCTACATTCAGATTTTGGTCATGTTCGTGATCAAATGTTGGCTGGTGATCAAGTTCCATCAATGGACAGCTTAGTTACTCGACTTCTTCGAGTACCTTCATTAGTTAAAGATGAAAGTTCAATTGGTGGTATTGAAACATCAGCCATGGTAGCaccacaaggaagaggaggaggcagaGGCAACCGAGGAGGACGTGGTGGCCGTGGTATGCCTCCTCAGTGCACATATTGTAAGAGGATAGGCCATACTCGAGAGAAATGTTATGCCTTACATGGATATCCAGACAAGGGTGTTCATGTTTTGAAATCTAATGAACCCAAAATTTCGAATGAAGAATATCAAGAATTTTTGAAGTATAAATCTGGAAAATCTTCTAATCCTGACCAATCCTCTTCCATGTCCAGTGCGTCAACTGCCGGTATGTCTCAATCTGTGGAAGGTCACAATCCATGGATCCTTGACTCAGGTGCCTCTGACCATATCTCTGGtactatttcttcattttcttccatgtcTTCTCAGAAAATCCCTCATTTCATTACTATTGCCAATGGATCCAAAGTTGCATCGCAGGGAATTGGCAGAgtttccttatctccttcactaaatttaaattcCGTTTTGTATATTCCTCATTGCCCctacaatttaatctctttgagCCAATTGACTCGCTCCTTAAATTGTTCTGTAACCTTTACTGCTAAttcctttgttatacaggaacatggtacgggtcgcctgattggagaaggacatgagtctcgaggactttattttttgaaacataGCTCTCCAGCTTCCTGTTTTACCACTTCATCCccaaaacttttgcatgatCGGTTGGGCCATCCAAGTTTAttcaagttgaagatgatggttccaagtctcaagaacattcaagtcttagattgtgagtcgtgtcaattaggaaaacatgttagatcttctcATCCTAAAAAGTCTGAGACATTATGTAATTCTCCTTTCTCAACTATtcactctgatatttggggaccaagtcgtgttacttcttttggttttaactattttgtcactttcattgatgaattctctcgatgtacttgggtttatttaatgaaagagagatctgaacttttgtcCATATTTGTGTCCTTTACtaatgaaatcaagaaccaatttgggaagacaattaaaatccttcgtagtgataatgctaaggaatatttttcatcagcgttttcttcattcttatcttcccaaggaattttacatCAGTCAACATGTCCTCACACTCCACAACAGAATGGTGTTGCAGAGAGgaagaatagacatctcattgaaactgcacGCTCCTTGATGTTGAATACTAATATTCCTGTACATCACTGGGGAGATGCAGTCCTTACTGCctgttttcaaatcaataggatgccttcttcctctcttgagAATAAAGTTCCTCATTCTGTCATTTTTCCAAATGACGCCTTATATCATATCCCCCCACGTGTATTTGGGTGTACATGTTTTGTCCATAATGTTTCTCCAGGTCTTGATAAGCTATCCGCCAAGGCTATTAAGTGTGTCTTCTTGGGATATTCTCGTCTTCAGAAAggatataaatgttattctccctccaacaagagatattatatgtcggctgatgtcacattctttgaggatacaCCGTTTTTCTCATCCTCTGTGGAGGATCGTTCAtctgttcaacaaatgttttctCTACCATCGTGTGATCCCTTGGTTATTCCTGCATCTACACCTCCAACTCAAAATGTGAATGACGTTGTTCCTCCACCTATTCTCACATATCAGCGTCGGAGACAATCTCAAGCTCAAAACAATAAAGATCCTCTAGACTCATCTCCTCCTCCATCAGCTCACcagaccatggatccttcatcctccTCGTCTTCTCCTAACTCAGACGATGATTTGCCCATTGCCCTTCGGAAAGGTATTCGTTCTACTCGTAATCCATatcctgtttataatttt
Protein-coding sequences here:
- the LOC128197376 gene encoding uncharacterized protein LOC128197376 yields the protein MAGLGTPSLSATPTITSAKLSWKNYLSWSSSVELWFLGQGHHDHLEQDVSTVPEEEKSQWQKLDFQLCVVLWQSVEPEVLEILRPYKTCSSFWRKAQDIFANDVQRLFDATQRVTSLKQNNHDRVTYIGTARAAVEELKNFFVADSLEGLNKKLDKFYMVLILRGLHSDFGHVRDQMLAGDQVPSMDSLVTRLLRVPSLVKDESSIGGIETSAMVAPQGRGGGRGNRGGRGGRGMPPQCTYCKRIGHTREKCYALHGYPDKGVHVLKSNEPKISNEEYQEFLKYKSGKSSNPDQSSSMSSASTAGMSQSVEGHNPWILDSGASDHISGTWYGSPDWRRT